In the Acidobacteriota bacterium genome, ACCGGGTGACCGGCGGACGCGAGTACTACCACGTCGCCCTCAGCTTCGAGCGCTCCGACCTCGGCGACATGGCCACCCCGGAGGGACATCCAGATTACGGGCGAATCCGGGACTACGGGGAGGAGTGGGCGAAGGAGGCGGGCATCGCCGGCCGCCACGAATACCTCGTCGTCGTGCACGGGGAGAAGGACCACCCCCACGCCCACGTGGTTTGGAACGCCACGGGGTTCGACGGGAGGAAATATCGAAACGACAACGAGAACCTCGACCGGCTCCGGGACGTGAACGACCGCCTGGCACGCATCCATGGCATCCGGCGGGAGCTGGCCCGGGTGCGGGACCCGGACCGCCCCTCGGACAAGTTTCTCCGGCAAGCGGAGCGGGGCGGCGGGAGCTACTCGTGGAAGACCGACCTCCAGGCCCGGGTCCGGGAAGCCGGGCGGCGGGCCTTCTCGGAGGAGGAGTTCGCGGCCCGCCTCAAGGAGAGGGGCGTCGAGCTGAGGG is a window encoding:
- a CDS encoding relaxase/mobilization nuclease domain-containing protein is translated as MTTYLLTQEAESGRVQAIGGDVAGRDPEAIEKEFQETRDFYRVTGGREYYHVALSFERSDLGDMATPEGHPDYGRIRDYGEEWAKEAGIAGRHEYLVVVHGEKDHPHAHVVWNATGFDGRKYRNDNENLDRLRDVNDRLARIHGIRRELARVRDPDRPSDKFLRQAERGGGSYSWKTDLQARVREAGRRAFSEEEFAARLKERGVELRVRGWKYSYAMTDAQGMRRTIRERRMGEPYGREHLVEKFAQQKEQLRR